The following are from one region of the Sandaracinus amylolyticus genome:
- a CDS encoding peroxiredoxin gives MTVRVQKPAPDFQAEGVRGLEFVDVKLSDYKAGGKLGGKDGKYVVLYFYPLDFTFVCPTEIISFDEKLEEYKKRNAEVIGVSVDSKFSHLAWQKVPRAQGGLGNVRYTLVADITKSIARDYGVLVEDGGDAGVALRGTFVIDKQGNVRHVTINDLPLGRNIDEPLRLIDAIEFNEKHGEVCPANWQAGQEGMKADPTGSQEYFKKHG, from the coding sequence ATGACCGTTCGCGTGCAGAAGCCGGCGCCCGACTTCCAGGCAGAGGGCGTTCGCGGCCTCGAGTTCGTCGACGTGAAGCTCTCGGACTACAAGGCGGGCGGCAAGCTCGGCGGCAAGGACGGCAAGTACGTCGTCCTCTACTTCTACCCGCTCGACTTCACCTTCGTGTGCCCCACCGAGATCATCTCGTTCGACGAGAAGCTCGAGGAGTACAAGAAGCGCAACGCCGAGGTCATCGGCGTGTCGGTGGACTCGAAGTTCTCGCACCTCGCGTGGCAGAAGGTTCCGCGCGCGCAGGGCGGCCTCGGCAACGTCCGCTACACGCTGGTCGCGGACATCACGAAGTCGATCGCGCGCGACTACGGCGTGCTCGTCGAGGACGGCGGCGACGCCGGCGTGGCGCTCCGCGGCACGTTCGTGATCGACAAGCAGGGCAACGTCCGCCATGTGACGATCAACGACCTCCCGCTCGGCCGCAACATCGACGAGCCGCTGCGCCTGATCGACGCGATCGAGTTCAACGAGAAGCACGGCGAGGTCTGCCCGGCGAACTGGCAGGC